CATCCTTCACATGTATACGCAGAAGATGCAAGAGTAATTCATCCAAATCTTTCTTGAATGTCATGTATTGCCTATACAACTCTGCAGCCTTGTCTAGGGGCGTTTCAATCAATGGCTCCAACGGTTCTGGGAATGGAAGGGACTCAGTGAAATCTCAAGGGTCTACATATGATACCTCAGGTCGGACCTTCTTAGGCAAGGAGTGTCATGAGGTAGCACTGTCAAGACTCTCTTAGGTTGCTCGTCGATTCGCCATCATTGATGTTGGTTGGGAACTTCATCATCATGTGGCTAGTCGGCATTACTAACTACAGCCTATTCAATGTAGGCCAACCTATGATGGCATTGTATATTGAGGGAATGTCGACCACCATGAATTTAATCATAACTATTTTGAAGCATGGCTCATATCTGAATGTGACATGTAGGTTCATGATCCCAAGAGGAGAGATTGAGTCACCTGTGAACCCTATCGGTGAAGAAGTCATAGGAGTGAGGTTATTAGTTATGAATCCAAGTTTTTGAAAGACATCAAAGTAGAGGATAATGGAAGTAGCACCTATATCGATCATGACCCTCTTTATGCAAGCACTAACCATTCTCATGGGGGCTACTAAGGCGTCATCGTGATTTAGCaaggcactctgtttcttcctctCTAAAAGTTTTTTCCTTGTCAGTTTTAGTCCTGGGGCACTTTCCAATAATGGCTCAGGCATAAGTCTTGCAACCCAAGGTGTTGTCTCATCCTGAGGTCAAACCAATGATGACAACATCAATTTAGCTCTCAATTGGTTCTTGAGGTTGGGGTGATGGCTCCAACATCTTCGAACAAATTTTTTGAGGTGCCATCTGTGTCGTGGTCATAATCATAGTGGAAGTAGCAATACTTAGATTTAGTTTTTTTCTCAAGTGGAGTTCTCATTGATCGAGGGTTACAAAACAAACCTTTTTCTCTTATCTATAAGAAAACTTTAGTTCTAGTTAGGTTCAGGAGGATTAGTTCGGACGTCGGATGACGTAAGTCGAGTCATTCATTTCTCCTCCACCATAGCAATCTTGGGGTGAGATCATATTATGGTCGCTTCTGCCTTAGTTTCTTATGAGTTTTCCTATGTTTGATCGAGACCATCACATCAAGCCCTTTGAAGTACCTTAGGTATCATTATCGGTGTCCTTTCTACCAATGACCAGAAGAGGCGAGAGGGTTTTAGTTCCTTTATAAAGGACTATATCACAAGTGATGGGTGAACGTCGTCCACTCCTCGAATCTTGTTGGTCAATTGGGTGATGAAGTTTGAGTGTGTCTCCTTCTCACCTTGTCTTAATCCAAGACGCATCATCCCCATGGTCCTCGAGTGCACATTTCCAAGGAAATGGAGCTCAAACACTTTTACAAGTTAAACAAAGGAGCTAATAGTGAGTATCCTTAGACGAGCGTAATGAGCATACCACTCTCTTAATGAACCTCTTGTGGTGGTTGAGAAGGTGTGGCACATCAAAGCATCTAAAGTACCATATAGTGACATTTGAGTCTAGAGGGTAGCAATGTGCTCCACTAAGTCAGTGGCATCGTTAAAGGTTTTAAATAATGAGAGGTGAAAGTCAGTCAGAATTAACTCCTCTTAGATATCTTGGATAAAGGAAGATAGATCCAAAGTAGAGTTAATCTGCCCATCACTTCTAGATTTGTGAAATTCTCAATGCTTCTCTTCTAAGCGTCAATCCACTTGTTGCACTTAAATCCTTAAAGAGTTGTCTGTTGAATCGACTAAGTGGGTCCTAGATTCAAGAGGAGCAAAGCAATGGTGGGGTAGCCTACTAGACTCTATAGTCGAGGAGTGGAGTGCTCCCTCGATTGGTGGCTTAAATGGATCTTAGATGCCCATAAGATGTTGGTAATTCATTAGGCGGGAGGACCCTAGTGGATGTTAATACCAGTTAGTGTTAGACTATTGATGGTGGTTAAGGCAATGGCATCACCCATTGGTTTGACCGAGCTAAAAGAAGGGCAATGGCttgtattattttataataattcactcaactcatcgactatatacgtactaggccactatactaTAGTCCCTAGAAGGtacaggagaatctaattcatttGACCTGTCTACCCTAAGTTATCGTGTATTTATAATccttcattcatctaatatcatagagatAGCATATCGGGCATTGTGCTATTAGGCTCATACGGAAtttactcaagtcttgctctaatcgtatTCTCCCAAATaacttctctcttaatccgaatgaccttggacaGGGATTTACTTGAGcgagaatatatgggatattccttttaTAACACCGAGAGggaatgatcctctattaatactcaattgcccttataaggttggctaccactcccaacgaccggttgtgttagatttagaacttccaaacctataagtctaatatcaaaagGTAGAATACTCATATAGGGCATccgtggtatctcaagtctaaagaccatatACACAACTGAAACTATGGAACTATTGTATAACAATGATATATCATTAACCGTCTAGCATTCCATGAGTAgatcatttagtgaactcattctccaataagcacgtgcactatatccctagtgtttccatacaagcagctatgagaccagctacctccatcatatggatgggtatatagtacaccgatctcttcggttatctcgatgtccgtctcaagtaacctataaccAGAAATATTTAGGACCAATATTTATAAGCGAATTAGTCTcatatcataattttattatgatccaattctcatagcACAGATCcacggatatcataatatattaatcatctaatataaagtgagaaaatactaaaataataattatacccAAAAAGACTATATAatatgtcacacatgccatcactcacgtgattggcttacagggcacctataactagtaatTGGATCCTCATCTAataactgctagtcataagtgcccagcaagccaatcacgtgagtgatggcacgtgtgacttgatacagaatctttttgcttattatatttttggcgtatatcactttataactattgcataaatgcatatgtattgtgatgtccttggatttgtgcaatgggaatcggatcgtgatgagatcacgataatgagatcgattcatctttaaacacatatcctaaataatcccggtcataggttactcgagagggacatcgtgataaccggatagactggtgtgctgtatacccgtccatatgatggatgcagctggtctcatagctgctcgtatagggacactagggatacagtacaggtgctcattggagaatgagttcactgattgatccgcttacggaatgctggatggttgatgatgccttattgtcagacaacgattccgtagtcctagtggtgtatctggttcttagacttgagacaccaaggatgtcctgtatgagtgctccactctttgataccagacttataggtttggctgttcccagatctagtacaactggtcattgggagtggtagtcgaccttactcgggctattgagtgtcgatagaggatcatccactctcggtatcatgagaggaatatcccatgtgttcttgctcagacaaatccctggccagggtcattcgggttgagagagaaagagttctccgggagaatccgattagagcgagactcgagtagaaaccgtatgggtctgacagcaccatgctcgatatacggtctctgggatattagatggatgagggactataagtacatggtaactgaggacagacaggtccaatggattggattcccctgtatcgtctggggactacggcgtagtggcctagtacttccgtagtcgatgagtcgagtgaattattacagagataataattcacttagttagaaggagttctgacaggtatgactcacggccagctcgatattgggcctagagggtcacacacatatggtaggcattgcgatgagtagaggttcggatatgagatatccgacggagcccttgtcttattggatgcagatccaatacccactagggaaaggacccattagggttttgacacgggatctctataaataggagggattcacagcctcataggctagagtctttgcttgcccttcctattctcctctccctctccacctcagagtaggcctggagttttgaggagcgtcgtcgcaaccctgctgtgtggatcaccgctagagaggaggacgcttgacctccttcaccctctcctgaggatctgcaaggaaacagggatatacgatctccctaggtaacacaatctctatacgcagttttgtgttttgcggattttgcgcaccaatcttcgcacgacgacgaacatctttttgggaatcggggatttttgttttcttgttcttccgctgcgcatatgatgtcgccccccatgatttcccaacaataactATTATAAGCTCTATTGAGTCTCTCCCAAAAATCCATTAAAACAAAGGCTTATCGAATATCCTATATTCAATTCTTTATTTATCATATTGtccaccatatgtgtatgacccactAGACAAAATACCAAGCTAGTCATAAGTTGCACTTGTcataactctttctaactcagtaaattattatccccataataattcacttaattcatcaactatggacgtactaggctactacactatagtccctagacgatatagggggatctaatccattagacttaTCTATTCTCGGTTActctatatctatagtccctcatccatttaatatcctagagatcgtatgctaggtatggtgctgtcaggctcGTACAAAATCCATCCGAGTCTCACTCTaccctctctcaatctaaatctcATGTTTATTGgattcatcacgatctgattgacccagactagggatttgtttgaatgagaacataagatattcctctcatgatatcgagagcagatgatcctttaTTGGCACCTAATTGCCTTCGTAAAGTTGGTTGCTATTCCCAATGACCGTCTatattagatctgaaacttttaggcctataagtctgatatcaaataaTGAAATACTAAAATAaggtatccttagtgtctcaagtctaaggaccagatatagaaTTACGACTATAAAATCACTGTCTaacgatgaggtatcattaaccgtcaagcatttcgtaagcggattattcaatgaactcattcttcaatgagtacATAtattatatccttagtgtccccacataagcagctatgagaccagttgcctccttcatatggacaggtatatagtacaccagttttccgattatctcaatgtccctctcgaattgCCTATAACTAGGAATGTTTAGGATGTGTTTATAGGCAAATTGGttttattattataatctcataatgaaccaattctcattgcacagatccaagggcatcacaatatacacatcatccaatataaagcgaaaaaatatcataataaatattaaccaAAAACATTATGCAGTGTATCACATGTGCCATTACTCACGTAATTAGCTTGCAGGGAACTTGTAACTAGTAGAGGAGATACAAACTATACTCAAAATGAGAGTTTATAGAACTTTTTGCTCAGGAATATATACTCTATCAACCAAGcttgagtgagatatttataggtccCGAAAGGCTTCAAGAatgaagccaaaaatttaaatccctaaaattttgaggtactagtggtactatCACCATAATATGGTTGTGAATCTTGGCTTTGGCAGTACTACTATCGGCCTAGGCAATACTACCACTGCCTTGGGTGGTACTATTATCACAAATGTCGAAAAAGCATAAACATTATTTTTTAACTGacttaggtggtactaccactgctTAGCGGCTACCGATTTGGCCTTCTAATAAGTCCAATTTGGCTCTGGCTCAAACTCAATGACTTTTTGATAAGTTGGCATGGTTTCTGCTCAATACCAACTTGACTTATAATGACCTCGATCAATACTTTGATAAATCAACCATGCATATAACACATTAACGAAGCTTCCAACATATTATATGCTATTGTGGTATGTCATCCATTATTCTAACACTTCGTTCGAACCTTCGACACATCGTCTTTTCCTTCGGCATATCGCTCATTCCATGGACATGTCAATTTTTCTATGACATTCAATCTTCTAGAATAATATATGATTCTTCTAGCACAAATGTCTGAACTTATAGCACAAAATTCAATCTCTGACATATCTACCCATCttttagctcgacgtccaattttcgacacgataatttttttataaaacatcTAACTCTCTAGCTCAATAGTTGTTATATCGATGATCTAAGTCCATAATCGAAGTATTTCCTATATCActtatctaaaaaatatttttattctaataaacatatcaattagttttatcatcaaaatttagaaTACAACAAAAGGGTGGATATTGCCTTGTCTAAGTGAAAGAGCCTCACCCAAGCATTCATGAACAAGGTTAGTCTGTAGACACTATTGCGAATCAAGACCTCCTTTTAGTGTCAAATTATTGAAGAAAATATCATTGACGCCTCTATCAGCATGACGTAGCCTTGATCTAGAATATATTATAGTTTCTCTAGACTTGTTACTTATATCAAGACCGAGGTCGGGGGGTAACTTCCTGAGTCGATCCCTCTGACAATTAAGTTGGAACTGAGATCCACCTCTAATATGGGGTTAAGAGTGTGTTTTTATGCTGACCTTGAAGAGAAGAAATATCTCATAAAGATTTCGTAGATGAGGCAATTTGTAACTAACTCTTACTCTTGGACTTTTGAAAATATTCTTGCAAATATTCTGAATGGGAGGCAGTTCATAATGACTCGAACTGCGCACCCCCCCCCCTCCACTTCCGAAAATATTTCATAAGGGAGGTAGTTTATAAATAACCCAAACTGCCCCCTAGATTTttgaaaatattcctataaatattTTATGGGATAAAATATTCCTACGAAGATAACTAACTTAAGTTATATTTTGAACTCCTATCCCTATGCACAAGAGGGTGTTAAGTTGACAGGTCTTTTTCTTCTTATGGGCATTTGGCATTAATATAATGAGTAATGATTGATTATATATTttctatcaaaaataaaatagaataatatgaaaataaataaagataATTCCCCGGGAAGAACCACGCTGGAAAAGAGTTCTATAGGAACTGTAAATTGTGTAAAAGTAGCACCGATTAAATTCAAAATAGAAAATGAAAATAGTAAAGTGGAGTAAGATGGTAATTCTTCCGGAAAGGAACCTGCCAAAAAAGAGACATTTTATAGCAGCTATAAAATCTTATTTTATCAAATCggataaaatagaaaatatgttAAGTCATGCTTTTATCCAATCCAATTCATGTGTTTGGATCACCCATACAAAACAAAAAGTCTGCCCCTTATACTCTTAAGGTTTTCCCACTTTATGTTACAACGTACTTTGGCTCGGTCCCAAAGtggaaatcaaatattgtcttcaGTTCATGAATGATCATGCATCCTCGACCTCTACGTCTTCGGTTCGGAGTCCTCGTCCCGATTCCATCGCTCTTCCAAATGTATTCGTGTCGTATATAATGAAAAGAAGAACCGCCGCTGGTGGAGGTGGAAACCACCATGCACAGCCCCGATTGGACGTCGCTCCCACCGGATCTCCTCGCAAAGATCAGCGAAGAGTTTCCCATCCCACATCGTGCTCGCATCCGTGCCACATGCAAGGCTTGGCATTCTGCAATGGAGCCCGTGATCAGCCCGTCCCCGTGGCTTTTCCTACCCGGCGAGAACTTTGAGCAGCACAATTCCACCTTTTTATGTCTCCCCGACAACTGCTCCTTCACCTACCCCCGTCTCCCCCAGCTCAGCGGTGTGAGGTGTGTCGGATCCCACGCCGGTTGGTTTGCGATCGCCGGTAGGAAGCGAAAGGTCAGCCTCCTAAATCCGCTTACCGGGAATCAAATCTGCCTCCCTTCCCACGTCGCCCGATGGAACGTCGACCGAGTTGACCACCAAGCATTCAAACCTAATCGCATTGGAAAGATGGTCTTCTCTGCAAACCCTACTGTCCATAGCTATGTTGTCGTGGCTATCTATAGATTTACAGATTGGGAGCTCACCTACACGAAGTCGGGCGAAGACATGTGGAATCTTCTTGAAACGGCATTGACCGAGAACGATGGTTCATACAAGGACATCATGCATCATGATGGCAAATTCTACTGCATAACGCGCAAAGGTGAAGTCATAGCTTTTGACCTAAGTGGAGTTAACCCTATTGTGACGATGGTTGCCCAGAGTTCAGCACTTGTTGGTATCATCCCCGTGGGTACTTACTGTCTATACTTAGCATGCTCGAGCACAGGGGAGCTGTTCCTGGTTTTGAAGCTTGCAATCGACTACGTACTTCCATATGATGTGAATAAACCAGAGGATGTCATCGTTCTCAGGTTGCACTATTCCGAGGACCAGCCTTGTTGGGATGTTGTGAAGGACTTGGGGAATATGACTCTATTGGTGGGCAACAGCAATTCTATTTCGATTTCTACCGAGGATTTACGAGGAATGAGAGGAAATTGCATCTATCTTACGGAGTTCTTCCCGGAGACGTATTCTGAAGGGATGCTAATTTATCGTAAAGCTAGAATGTTTGATATGAAAAAGGGAAGGTGGGAGTGCTTATATTCATCGACAAATTTTCTGCCAAACACCAGGAAATTTCCTGTGTTCTTCCAGCCACCCTTCTGGTTCACACCCTCGCTGCTGTAAATGATGAAACCAAGTAGCTTTCTTTTTGCAATTGCCTTTAAGTTCCTGAGCTGTGGATGCCTTTTGCTCTTTTGCACTTGCACCACGACGAAAAGTGCTATCTGATGAGATAACCATCAGAGatgaatttataaaataatatgaattcCACAGAAACGCGGCCGATTTCATCAATTATTATAGTTAACAACATCATGTGTTTAATACCTTGTCATTACTAGGAAAGGTCTGCTTCACATGCAAAGAACATTACAAGTAGTTTTTTAAAGCTTTAAATTTTGGTAGAACTGTCTTTACCAGAATCAAGAAGCATGTCTGTCATAAGGGCCACTGGGTCATTGTCTAGAGATTACAATTCCAACATAAAAGCAAAAAAACACTTCTGCAAGCAGCTTTGGTCAGAGATCTTAGTAATAAATATAGCCCGAGTTTAGTAGCCATGATGAGCACACGCACTGGTGTCGAACATGTTGCTGTATAATCTGCTTATGCAGCTTTCAAACACTACTAACAGAGGCCTGGAAGCTGCACTTAGAAGAAGCCATCCAGGAGGTTACTCTTGAAATTTATAGTAAAAGAAGTTGCATGCTACACTCAACTAGATACATAAGAAACCTTTCATGCTTCATCTTGCCATTGGATGCTTGATCACCCCACGACTTTCGTCCAAAATGAAATTGCTACTTGTGAAATTTGCACTGGAgaagaatggcttcagatcataGGTTTCATATTCCTGGGCCTGCCCCTACCAATACTCAGCTtagagaacattgaattcaactgATCGATTGACCTAGTGGATGTTGGAGGAAAACAAGAAAGAATTTTGTTCAATATTTGCGTTCTTTCTTAGCTCTTCCATCTCCACCTCGATGTGTGTGAGACGTGCGGTTGTCCCAGATACACTTTCATCAAAGTGTCATCGAAATCCTTCTTGAATGTCATGTATTTCCTATATAACTCTGCCGAAAATACCAAAAAACTTATTCAATCTCTTGGAATAAGTAACGTTGAATTTTCTCAAGCCTTGTCTAGGGGAGTTTTGACTCGGGTGTTTCAATTAATGACTCCATCGGTTCTAGAAATATAAGGGACTCGATGAAATCTCAAGAGTCCATAGATGATATTGTAAAGAATTAAacgaaaaagataaaaagatagaaattgtagaacaaACTATAAAATGTATGAACTCAAGAGTCCATAGATGATATTGTaaagaattaaacgaagaagatagaaaaatagaaattgtagaacaaACTATAAAATGTATGAAATGTAATTGCCTAGTTCATttagatagtgagctcttgataactatttatacacattcagtaaggaggatttttctcaactgctcaaagatttcctcaattgcttagagatttcctcaattgccttgaggaaatcttatctgcttatcatccCCCCGCAAGATTGaacttccatcaaggatgccgatcttggatcGATAAGATGAAAATAGTTTGCGGACGAGAGGCTttatgagtgagtctgctagttgatcagccgtatgtacgtgagaaacacggagttgatatctgacaacttgatctcgcatgaagtggaagtcgatggcaatgtgtttcatgcgggaatggaacactggattgacacataagtaggtagctccaatattatcacaatatattgtaggaataaccgtggagttgaTGTTGaattccttgagcagatttgtgacccaattgagttcagcagcggaagcttgaatagcttggaggatgaggcgatcctgacgtaaccatagtttgtgggctggatttggcactggactgggttcgcctgggatgttgacTATTTCCGGTGAACACTAgagagagccatcaatgtaacatAGGAGATCATGgccaaataaaaaattagaaagttgtgcccgccaagatgcgtagttgccgtctttagataatttgaagggaatgagtacTGCAACactgatggtgataagactttgagaagtgctcagagtccctgaAGAAATAGGGATAGGAATATtgaaagaggaaaatgaagacatctcaaatattttgtggctgtttaagtgatctttacagaagatgtaaagatataggagggagggaggaggagaaaagcagatcgatacgctacagaggaggctgcagcgattaactgcagaggaggctgcagcgatgcactgcagaggagactgcagtgatgggcgaggaagctgcagcgatTAGGTAAAAAAAATCTGCAGCGAttagatggaaaaaaaaaatctgctgcGATTAGGTGAAAAAATCTGCAACTGTTACAGCTTCTAAAGCTTGCTGTGGCAGTAAAGATTACTGCAGCAGAGAAATTGCTATGGCAGAGGGAAGCAGCTGCAGATGGAAGCTGTAAAAACTGCAATCATTCATGCTACCGTTGGAAGACAGTGATGGCTGTGGCGGAAGGTAGGAGAACACTACGAAACAGGGTAAGCATCATCGGCGTCGAGCATCTCAACAAGGTTCTTGTGAGAGCAGGAGATGGCTGAGCAGTCTCCGACTCCGGAACAGGAAGCAGCGGCGCCAGAGGAGAGGTAAGCAGCAGCACTGCCCTTTCCAACTGAATAGAAAAGAGGAGCAGTAGAAGGCTTCGATAGAGCTGCCTATATCCGCAAGGAAGAAGGCTCTGATATCATGTAAAGAATTaatcgaagaagatagaaagatagaaattgtagaagaaactatgaaatgtatgaaatgtaattgcctagttcatttagatagtgagctcttgataactATTTATACATCAGTAGGGAGGATTTTTCTAAACTGCTCAGAGATTTCCTCaattgcttagagatttcctcaactgccttgagaaaatcttatctgcttatcagatatctcatattagaCCTTCTTAGGCGAGGAGAATGTTGTGAGGTAGCACTGTCGAGACTCACTTAGGTTGCTCCTCAATTCGCCAATATCAATGCTGGTCAGGAACTTCATCATCATATGGTAGGTCGACATTACTGACTATAGCCTATTCAATATATGCCAACCTATGATGGCACTGTATATTAAGGGAATGTCTACCACCATAAACTTTGTCATAATTATCTTGAAGCATGGCTCATCTCCGAATGTGACGTGTAAATTCATGATCCCGAGATGAGAGATTGAGTCACCCGTGAACCTTGTAGGTGAAGAAGTCATAGGAGTGAGGTCAATAGTTATGAACCCAAGTTTTTAAAAGACATCAAGTTAGAGGATATCAATAGAACTACTTGTATCGATCATGACCCCCTTTATGTGAGCACTAACCATTCTCATGAAGACCACCAAGGCATCATCGTGGTTTGGGTCaaggcactctgtttcttcctctCGGAAAGTTATTTCCTTGTCGCTTTTAGTCCTGGGGCACTTTCCAATAATGGCTCAGACATAAGCCTTGCAACCCAAAGTGTTGAAAAAGGGAAAGTGGGAGTGCTTATATTCATCGACAAATTTTCTGCCAAACACCACGAAAATTCCTGTGTTCTTCCAGCCACCCTTCTGGTTCACACCCTCACCGTTGTAAATGATGAAACCAAGAAGCTTTCTTTTTGCAATTGATTTTAAGTTCATGAGCTGTGGATGCCTTTTGCTCTTCTGCACATGTAAATGCCTTTTGCATTTACAAGTAGTTTGAACTATTTTTACCAGAATCAAGAAGCATGTCATAAGGGCCATTGGGTCATTTGTCTAGAGATTACAATTCAAAcatgaaagaagaaaaacaagTGGAATTAAATATCCTTCTGCAAGCAGTTTTGGTCAGAGACCTTAGTAATAAATATAACCCGAGTTTAGTAGCCATGAGCACCCACAGGTGTCGAACATGGTGATGTATAACCTGCTCATGCAGCTTTCAAGCACTACTAACAGTGAGCCTGGAAGCTGCACTTAGAAGAAGCCATCCAGGAGGTTGCTCTTGAAATTTCCAGTAAAAGAAGTTGCATGCTGCACTCAACTAGATACAAAAGAAACCTTTCATGCTTCATCTTGCCAATGGATGCTTGATCACCCCTCGACTTTCGTCCAAAATGAAATTGCTAATCGTGAAATGTGCACTGGAgaagaatggcttcagatcataGATTTCGTATTCCTGGGCCTGCCCCAACCAAAACTCAGCTtagagaacattgaattcaactgATCAATTGACCTAGTGGATGTTGGAGGAAAACAGGAAAGAATTTTGTTCAATATTTGCCTTATTTCTTAGCTCTTCCACCTTCACCTCGATGTGTGTGAGACGTGCGGTTGTCCCAGATACTCTTTCTTCAAAGTGCAATGTATCCTTCACAAGTATACGCAGAAGATGCAAGAGTAATTCATCGAAATCCTTCTTGAATGTCATGTATTTCCTTTATAACTCTGCAGCAAATAGCACAAAACTTATTCAACTTCTTGGAATAAGTAATGTTGAATTTTCTCGAGCCTTGTCTAAGGGCGTTTCAATCAATGGCTCTATCAGATCTGAGAATGGAAGGGACTTAGTTAAATCTAAAGAGTCCGCGGATGGTACCTCAGGTCGGACCTCCTTAGGTAAGGAGTGCCATGAGGTAGCACCATCGAGACTCCCTTAGGTTGCTCTTCAATTCGTCAGCATTGATGCTGGTTGGAAAATTCATCATCATGTGGCAGGTCGACATTACTAACTATAGCCTATTCAATATAGGTCAACCTATGATGACATTATATATTGAGAGAATGTCGACCACCATGAACTTGGTCATAACTATCTTGAAGCATGGattatct
This genomic stretch from Musa acuminata AAA Group cultivar baxijiao chromosome BXJ3-9, Cavendish_Baxijiao_AAA, whole genome shotgun sequence harbors:
- the LOC135649112 gene encoding F-box protein At3g56470-like — encoded protein: MHSPDWTSLPPDLLAKISEEFPIPHRARIRATCKAWHSAMEPVISPSPWLFLPGENFEQHNSTFLCLPDNCSFTYPRLPQLSGVRCVGSHAGWFAIAGRKRKVSLLNPLTGNQICLPSHVARWNVDRVDHQAFKPNRIGKMVFSANPTVHSYVVVAIYRFTDWELTYTKSGEDMWNLLETALTENDGSYKDIMHHDGKFYCITRKGEVIAFDLSGVNPIVTMVAQSSALVGIIPVGTYCLYLACSSTGELFLVLKLAIDYVLPYDVNKPEDVIVLRLHYSEDQPCWDVVKDLGNMTLLVGNSNSISISTEDLRGMRGNCIYLTEFFPETYSEGMLIYRKARMFDMKKGRWECLYSSTNFLPNTRKFPVFFQPPFWFTPSLLFQTLLTEAWKLHLEEAIQELLKLAVAVKITAAEKLLWQREAAADGSCKNCNHSCYRWKTVMAVAEGRRTLRNRVSIIGVEHLNKVLVRAGDG